The Raphanus sativus cultivar WK10039 chromosome 6, ASM80110v3, whole genome shotgun sequence sequence TTAATGAATTTAACACTAACTGGTGCAAGATGCAAGGAAGAATGAGTTTGAGCCGCCACAAGATATATTAGGCGTAAATTTCTTTCAGATGCATACCATACGAGCTGCCACCAATAACTTTAGTTCCTCAAACAAACTTGGTCAAGGTGGATTTGGTCCAGTGTACAAGGTTTGTGACATTCTGttctattttcttttccttcttgTTAGTTCTCCAGATTTATCTGAAACTATTCTTCCAGGGAAACCTGCTGGATGGGAAGGAAATAGCAGTTAAACGCCTTTCTAGTAGCTCTGGTCAGGGTACAGAGGAGTTCATGAATGAAATAACACTAATCTCTAAACTGCAACATAGAAACTTGGTTCGGCTTTTGGGATACTGCatagaaagagaagagaagctaTTGATTTATGAGTTTATGGTGAACAAAAGCCTCGATATATTCCTCTTTGGTATGTTCTTTATTCCATTTACCGTTTCATTCCATCATATGATACTAGTTGGTTTGCTACTGTCATTAACATATTCTATGTTATTGGCTAGATCCAACTTTAAAGCTTCAGATTGATTGGCCAAAGAGATTCGACATCATTCAAGGTATTGCGCGTGGACTTCTCTATCTCCACCGTGACTCTCGCCTTAGGGTCATTCACCGAGATCTGAAGGTTAGCAACATTCTTCTAGATGAGGAGATGAACCCAAAAATATCGGATTTTGGATTGGCTCGGCTGTTTCAGGGAACACAATTTCAGTACAGCACTCAAAGGGTTGCAGGAACTTTGTAAGAAAAAATGTCTTTATTCTTAACAAGGATTCATTCTTTATCATCATATATTAACAATCTTGTTTTGATATTTGAACAGAGGATATATGTCTCCTGAGTATGCATGGGCAGGGTTATTCTCTGAGAAGTCTGACATCTATAGCTTCGGAGTTCTGATGTTGGAAATCATCAGCGGTGAGAAGATTTCAAGGTTCACCTTTGGTGATGAGCGCAAAGGTCTTGTTGCATATGTAAGTGAATGACTTTTTATTCTCTTCAAGTTGCAGACATTTTTAGGCATCATTACAAATTTCTTCTTCGTATATTCAGGCTTGGGAATCTTGGTGCGAGTCTGGAGGATTTAATCTTCTGGATAGAGATCTTAATGATTCGTGCAACGCATTTGAAGTTGCCAGATGTGTTCAGGTTGGTCTTCTCTGTGTTCAACACGAAGCTGCAGACAGACCAAACACTCTTCAAGTAATGTCTATGATTACTTCAACAACAGATCTTCCCATTCCAAAGCAGCCAATATTTGCGGTGCAAAATGTGGAAACTTCTAACGATGGGTCAACGTCTAAAGATCTTTTCTCTGTCAATGACTTGACACACTCTGTGATCCAAGGACGATAAGCTctgattttatatatacttcAGTCTATAGCTTCATGAGCCTAGGAAATTTGAGATCTCACGTTTTGTTATTGTTAAACACAATGTTTGGTGTATAATGTTATTACTGTTGATGCCCAGATGGTCGGAGTTGGATTGAACCGCCATGTTTCTAGGGAAGAGCTGACTCTTTCTGTAAACGCCTTTGCGTTTTGGGTTATGCACTCACTGAATGTGTTCTATGAAATGGGTGAATCAGATATCAAGTTTAAAAGTCTAACAGTAGGAACAATAGTTGAGCCGCCCATCAAAGTCATACCTCCACTATCAGCGAACATGTAAGGTTTTTTGGGTTTATGTCCCAGAGCTGATGAATCTACATAGATGTTTGTTGTATCCTTGAATATTGCAAGTAGGATGTTGCATAAATCTAgctatgttttgtttttgtctttttggtTACATTCCTAGAAGATGTGGAATGTGAATGCCTTGTTTGTGATGTGATTGGTTAGATGGAAAGCTTTTGACTTCTTTTATGAATAATACTATTCAAAGTTATCGGCTGATGCAACATGgcataaaaaataacaatataaatatttttttgggttattTGGTGTGGATGGGAGAGATTGTGATTTTTAGAGGTCAAAGTGGTCCATGAGTTGCAAAGAAACTGTAACCTGTCGCGTACACTACGCTAATCGTTGAAGATAATTTTGAATAATGGCTCTAGGTGGGTTACTGACTTGAGTGAGATATAATCCTCCGAAGCGTGAATGCTTGAAAGGCTTTATACCAAAATCAGATGAGGAGTGGAGTAGAAGGAACTGACTGGTGGTTTTGTGAGAAGAACTGACTTATGTTGTCGTGTGAACTCTTCTGTAACAACACAGGACAATGATGCAGATGTCTTCAACATTGTTGCAAATGTAAAGCCTCCAGATTATTATGAATATCTAAGCTTGGTCGATGCTGAGGAATGCCACCAGGGCTGTCTCAGGAACTGTTCTTGCACAGCCTTTTCATTTATAAAAGGAATAGGATGTTTGGTGTGGAACCGAGAGTTACTAGACACTGTGAAATTTACAGCCGGAGGAGTGATAAGCGACCAAGTGCTATATTATTGCTTATCGGAACCAATTACAATCTCAAGATCTCAAACGAGACCTTGAGCCCATACACAAGAGACCTTTCTCTCTGTGTCCTCTACAATTCCCAGAAACTCGCCGATCCCTAAGAACAACACCAACATTTCTATATAAGCGGGAAGCTCTTGAGACTCTGTAACAGCAAACCCTCTATCTCTTTCCAAGTCTCTTACTCAGCCTTCTCCACATGTATATCACGTGACTGCTCTCTTACTTTGATTCAGATGAATAGTAGATAATATGCAGGACCTATCATTACTCCCCCCCTTTAGAGAAGCTTGTCCTCAAGCTTCTGTAAACTTGATCGAGAAGCTTGATCCACCTACCATTTGCAAGTTCTCTACTTGTAAACCACATTGTAACTCCTTGTATATGTTGTTGCTTGTCAGGCCACTTGTCTCAGAGGGTCTCAATGGAAAACAGCTTCAGTTATTGCCGGTGAAGCAAGGAGTACATATACCAAAGCAAAGACAACTGGGAATACAGGAGATGCAGTACACATAAGCTCTGTTGAAACTTGGACAGCCGCAACCCAATCATATAAAATGATCTCCTTTCACAGAAttcaatattttgtatttttttcttccaaaacgCAGTATTTTACTTCTCCACTTGTGCTTAACTTGAAATTCTTCATCATTAAAGAGAAACTGTCTCGCACATACTGCCACCACCAACTTTGACCACATACATTCTATACTCAACCATCTCGCATGAACAGTATCTTCCCCAGAACTTAACAAAGTTTCCTCTAAACTTGATGTCTGTTCAATACTGCAGGGCTTGAGATCAGAATTTGAGTATTGAAATCTCATCCACTGCTCACACAAGAGACTAGATATGTGTGCTTGCTTCAACGTCACTGACATAGAACTCACGCTGCTGTATTTTGCTGTTCTGTTAGTAACTAGCGACACAGCAAGGAGGCCCCATATGCCATACAATTTTAAGTTCACCAAGTCCCACAGTATAAGCACTGaaacttcttttcttttgaatttgaaGTGCCAAGATTTCGAACACTTCCTCTTCTTTGTTGTAGTTATACCATTCTTAAGCTGCAACAGTTCCAGATCTTTGATGTGAATAACAACCGTTGTTGTAACCCACCCTTCAGTTTCTTTCACAACTGCAGCAGGCCATGGTAGTGTGTCATGTACGCCAAATCTAGTAAAGCTGACCCAATATGGTGACTGAGACTGGAAAACCCTGGGAAACATCACTGCTATATCATCCTTTGGAATATCAGACTCGTCATAGAGAATCATCTCATACGGAGCCGTGCTTGTTGAATCTTCCCAACTATTCTGCACTAACAATGAGGCATGGGCACAGCTTGATTTTTCCTTGTGAGGAACTGCTACAAAGTGTTCAGAGACTCCAGACAAACCACACGAATATCCAGTATCAAGTTTCCATGTATCTTTGGCACTGTCATTCTTTGTATAACCTGCAAGCAGTTCTTTCCAGTGTAACAAGCtagtctttttcttctttcttgagAGAACACCAACCAAACGTAGCCCTCTCCTAATCTTCAACCGTCCAAGGATGAGATACCAACTACCGTTCTTAGTTTCTTTAAACTCGTCTGTCATGCTCCTGACCATCAGCATAAGAGACCTTTTATCCTGTGGATGTTGGTGCTTCTGGTGTTTGAATTTGAACATCCAAGACTTAAGAGCtaaactcatcttcttcttgtggTGTAACCTTTGCCTTCTCATGAACATACTGTCAAACAGCTTGAATGCATTATTCTTCTCACGAACACAATCAAGATCATATTGACAATGAACTCGATCGCTCTTCACAAATACAGAAGACAAATCGACATACTCCACTGTATCACTGCAACCTCGACGGACATGTTCCAGATCCGAGATTTTTTCCTGAGATTGAACCTCAAGTTCTGGATTTGATTCATCCCTGTTGAACAGTTCGTCTTTCATCAGTCTTGGTACACCAATCATCTCAGCCGCTGTAGCTGTATTTGTTTCAATCCCGTCGACTTCTGGAACAGACTCTGTTATCAAGAACGATGGAGATGGCGTCATCATCTCTATTTCCTGCCACTTTCTTTCCAACTCCAAACAAAAAGCAATTCTCTCTGGATCGTTATGGTTTCCATACCGCAGCAACATCGCATCCTTGAGGTCTTTCCAGTTTTGAAAAGGACGCCGCTTGTTGTACCAAGACCCAGCCTCTCCTCTGATGACAGCGTAAGCCAACGCCATCTTCTGATCATCCGTGAAGTCTTCTCCCGCAAATCGTTTCTCCATCCAATCGATCCATGGTCTCAGATCATCACCGGTAAACACAGGAATCTCTATGAATCTTTCCTCTTCGTGATTATCAAGAATCCCAGCTACTTGCCGATAACCTAACAGAGGACTGTTCCCGTATTGTTCCGATGAAGAAACAGATACCTGAGTAGGAGATTTCAGCTGATTTGTAGTCGGGAGGAATCCAATCGAATCCGCCCGAGGTGATTGTTGTTGTAAGGTCGCCATGAATGATTGAACTGTTGCTTCTAGCCGATCGAACGTTGCATCGAAACTCTGATACGCCATTGTCGTCGTCACCAAAAGCTTCAAAAGCTCGAACTGATAACGTCGCGATGTTTCGAGTCGCTCACCGCACCAATTGATAAGCGACCAAGTGCTATATTATTGCTTATCGGAACCAATTACAATCTCAAGATCTCAAACGAGACCTTGAGCCCATACACAAGAGACCTTTCTCTCTGTGTCCTCTACAATTCCCAGAAACTCGCCGATCCCTAAGAACAACACCAACATTTCTATATAAGCGGGAAGCTCTTGAGACTCTGTAACAGCAAACCCTCTATCTCTTTCCAAGTCTCTTACTCAGCCTTCTCCACATGTATATCACGTGACTGCTCTCTTACTTTGATTCAGATGAATAGTAGATAATATGCAGGACCTATCAAGGAGAGACTCTATCCTTTCGTCTTGCACATTCTGAATTGAGTAAGCCTTCATAAAGAGCCTTTCTTTCACTTAAATCTTGTAATCTCTTAAATGTCTTGACAATGTTATTTTTGGGTAGCAGCGTAGTTTATAGTTTAGTTTTTGTGTCCCTTTCAGCTGGAAGCAAGCGAATCAAAGTTATCACTGTTGCCACTCTCAGCCTCTTTATTTGCTTGATCTTGGTGCTTGCTGCATATGGGTGTTGGAGATACAGAATGAAACAAAACGGTGATACTGATAGTCCAAATAACTTATTCCTCAATACAATTATTTGCTAGATCTTTGTACTAACACACACATGGTTACTTATGATTATTAGATTCAAGTCTTGTTTCCAAGGAAAATGTAGAAGGCTCTTGGAAGAGTGATTTGCAATCACAACATGTCTCTGGTTTAAATTTCTTTGAGATTCAAACCGCCACAGACAATTTCAACGTGTCAAATAAACTCGGTCAGTGTGGGTTCGATCGGTACGGTGTACAAGGTAAGAGATATGTTTCTTTGTATTGTCTCTTCTTCGTTTTGATGTTTCTTGTTCCTTATATGACTGTCTGCAACTATGATGACTTCAGGGGAAGCTTCAGGATGGGAAGGAGATAGCTGTGAAGCGTCTTTCTAATTCTAGCAGCTCTGTACAGGGTAAAGAAGAGTTTTCATGAACGAGATAAAACTTATCTCAAAACTACAGCACAGAAACTTGGTTCGGCTTTTGGGATGCTGCATCGATGGAGAAGAGAAGCTATTGGTCTTTGAATACATGGTGAAGAAAAGCCGTAAGTCTCTTCTTGCTTTTCTCCTCCCATGACAGTAGAATGTTCTTTATGGCTGATCTGTTTCTGTAACACTTGGCTAACAGATTTGAACAAGAAGCTCGAGATTGACTGGCCAAAGAGATTCAATATCATTCAAGGAATTGCTCGTGGACTTCTCTATCTCCATCGTGACTCATTACTCAGAGTTGTTCACCATGATCTGAAGGTCAGCAACATTCTCTTGGATGAGAAAATGAACCCGAAAGATATCTGATTTTGGGTTGGCTCGAATGTTTCATGGAAAGCAACATCAAGACAGCACTGGCAGTGTTGTAGGAACTCTGTAAGAAACTCATGACATGCTCAGTAAACACTCTTTCTTGTTTATATTCAACTCGACTAACTATCAAACTAATTTGAACAGAGGATACATGTCTCCCGAGTATGCTTGGACAGGGACGTTCTCTGAGAAATCTGACATTTACAGCTTCGGAATTTTGATACTCGAAATCATCACCAACAAGGAGATTTCAAGCTTCAGCTATGGAAAAGATGGCAAAAACCTTTTCTCCTATGTAAGAACATGTCTTAAAACACTTTTCAGGGTCTAGATTTGATTCTTAATTCTTACATGCTTTCGCGTGTTTTTTTTGATTTGTTGTAACAGGCATGGGAATCTTGGAGCGAAACTGGGGGAGTTAATCTACTAGATGAAGATCTTGCTGATTCTGATGATCCAGTTAATAGAGTTGAAGCAGGGAGATGTGTTCATATTGGTTTGCTATGTGTTCAACATCAAGCTATTGATAGACCAAACATCAAACAAGTTATGTCAATGCTGACTTCAACAACGGATCTTCCTAAGCCAACACAACCAATATTTGTATTGGACACAAGCGATGAGGATTCTTCCATGTCTCGGCGCTCAAATGATCTCTTTTCTGTTGATGAAAACAAATCTTCTAAGGAGCTAAATTCTTCCACATGAGTTTTGTGGATCAATCTGATTCTTCCTCATGGACATAACTATGTGTTGGTTAAAAAGTTAAGGGTGTAAATTGACTCATAAGTCCACCatgagattttattttttaacactCTCTTATTCTCTCAGAACATCTTCAATCACACTTCACATTTTACTCCAAAAGtaagtaataaacaaaaataatcatCCACAGATTCACTTTGCTACATTGCTGAGACTTTAAAGTCTTTTCAAAAGCGATTGAGTCGAGTCCTCTGCACATATGTGCGTTCCCTTGACACTTCATCTTCATGGAATCCTAAAGTTGTTTAGCTGTCTTTTTTAAAATGATCGTCTTCAGAATTGATTTATCTATGACAGACATAAATAATTCTTAGCCTTTAAATCTTTGAGTCGAATCTTCTTTGACACTCTTTCTGTATGGTGTCAAAACCTTTTTCACATTAGGCTGTGTATACCCAGATTCCACAACCATCTAATACTCTTTGCATCGCAAGAGATTTTCCATCATCATTTAGTTGAAGCCTCGTTTAGTGAACATTAGGCTGTGTATAAAGCTGCAAAACAAATAAGCAATTTTCATTGATTTTTAGTGAACATTCCTCGTTAATTAACTTTTCATTTTTCGATACTAAACTACTATCGTTTAGTTGAAGCCTCGTTTGAAATAAGAGGAGAGCTTAGATCATGTCATACATAAGCCATTGGTTACTAGACAAATTACACTCATCATTCCAAAAGAAGATCAAGATAAACAAAAACGGATGATCACTTAACAAAATGAAATTAAAGAACACAAACAATTTacgaaataaaatatttcatctcttaTTAGTTCACTATAAATAAATCCAAATAAACTATATTTACATTACACAACACACGAAAGTTTTAACCCCCATTTTCTACTCTTTAAACAAAGCTTGCCTTTCCAAGACTCTATATCTCTCTTTTTTATCTAACAAGAATTTACAGAGACTTATCCAAACCAAAATGTAAGAACATAActtaaaactcctttttcttcAATCACGGATCTTGAAGAAAACCAAGTCGATAGCCTCAAACCAAGTCGGTTTGATTCAGTTGAATAGAGCCACTGAGACTCCAGAATTGTCCTCGTTGCGGTTTATCCGCCTGTACCTCTTCTTCTGCAATGGGGCAGCTGGAGCTTCCATCTCATCCTCCCCTAAATCAAACGGTTTGTCTGAACCGTATCTGCCAAGTCGGAAAACCAAAGTTTTCCGAGGTGTACTATATGCGAAATGTGTCTGCTTCGCTATTAATGTCTGTAATAACAGAGACCAGTCAGATCAACATAATGGAATGTATATCATGAATTCTACTAACGATCCCAATTTTACTTACTGCTTCTCTTATAATCTTTGACACATGAAACagttgtttcaagtcttcaTGCTCGACCCCACAGATGATCTTCACCTATCATAGTATCCAAAATCTGTCGGTAAGTCTTATTCCATGAAATGGTCAAAGTTTGACTGCAAACCATATGGTCAACGTAATACAAGTTTTCCAGATATGGAAAGAGTATAATTTAACACTCTCCCAaccaattaacaaaaaaaagaattaatagAGCCCACAAATCACAAAGGGATAAAAACTActtattaatgaaattaaattaatatgagGTGGAATTATCTTCATGCACTTTACCAACAAAACTATAGTTTGATTTTTAGCTCAATCAAATTAATATGAGGGGAAATAATATGAAATCtcaacaaattaagaaaaacaagaaaTCACCTAAAAATTGTGAAGAAATCAAACAGaatttgaaatctttttttattacataaactACTTAATCTCAAAGAGACCAAGTATATCAAACTAGAAAAGGAGACAAGAAGATGCAGTACTGAATAGGCTAGAGAATAAGTAGTAGTACAGAGTTTTGAAATCTTTATCATCACCAGTACgattttttatcttaaaagaataaaaaggtTTTAATTTCGGCCCAATCTGATAAATATTCCCTAAATCTAAATCAAATCTCAACTAACTAACAAAACCCATGAATCAAAATGTGATGAAATTAAAACAAAGTTTCTCATCTCCAATCTCAGAACAACAAAAAGGTTTAATCTTTCAGCTCAGTCTAGACTAATTAAAATAACCCAGtaatcagaagaaaaaaaattaaaagaaagattTAGAGATGAAACTAACCAGAATATCTAGAGGAAGATCTTCAAGCTCTCGGCTTTGACCACATGATGTGGCCAAAGTTTTATCGCAGAGCTTCTTCGATGAGATTGTTCCAACAGGTGAAGTGAAAACCGAATCTCCAGTCACTGAAACGAGAACCCTCTTCCTCCCAAAACCTCTCTTGTACTGAACCAACTCTAACTCCAACCCTAAACCTCCTTCTTCCACACCACGACGTTGCTTCAAGTTCGACTTCTGAGCAACTATTCTCTTCTTCCCCAATGCCATTTTCGCTAAAATCGATTCTTACTTCACAATATCTGCACAGAAAACAAttcaaaaaaatcagatatttgTGTGGATTTAAGAGACTCCAATAAACAGGGGATTCGAATAAAAGAAGCGAACCTATATAGTCAAAATGTCTCCAAGTATGTTTGATGAACAAAGAGCTGAGAAAAATGagtgatttttctttttgagttgtGACAAAGAGATTAGCTCACCTGTTTGTACTTATATAGTAAAGATATtaatattcttttgtttttttactttttcagtcaaatgaaatttattttatagaacGAGAAAACGCCCGAAACTTCCTTACCCAAAAATAtctttcatttttctttaatttttaaatttgtttaccCTTCCTTCTCCCTCCTTTCTTGTGGTAAGCAAAAGACGGCTCGAAAACTAGCCGTTGGGAAAACACGTGGCGAACCCTGAGTCAGAGTGGGAAATCGACGTGCTGACGTGGCGACAAGTTGTGTGTTTGTCGGTTTGGTCTCACACGGTTTGGTTCTTAGGATTCCACCAGCACTAGAGGAAATCTTTTGAGTCTCTGACACAGTCCCCTTTCTTTAATGATCTAAACACTTCGCAGTTATCACCGACCAAAATATTCAGTGGATTAAGTTTTTTAtccttcaaaaaaaaagttttttatccttcaattttttttgttgattgctCCTCCCTTTTATCCAAATAATGtttattattgaattttttttggtgcaaTTTACATGGAACTGATTTTGTCATGTCATTTATAACATTGGTTCACAAATatgaaaagagaaaaacatatatatgcatgtcattaatatatatttcttcccttttatttaacaatttttttttgttattgaaaTTTTCAATTGATCATCAACAAAAATAGTATAGACCAACAAagtttgtatttaaaaaaaaaagaatgctaTTCATAAGAAGAAGCatgaagaaaattaaataagCTTAAGACCAATATTTCTGCCAAGCCACAATGCTGAGAAAAACGGCTAATTTATACATCAAGTGAGGAGCATAGTTCCGATCATGTACTttgtgctaaaacatacattaatattataatattttaaaatttcatacacgaacaaatatatttaagtttatcTATACATTGaccatttttatataatcagaTGGTAACGAATGCTAACATGACTTCAACAGAAGATGATGTGACTTTTACATTTtaagtaattaataaatataaaactatttatttttaagtattgCCGGTGGGAGTCGAACGTTGATTCGTAGATTACTGAATTACACGTTAAACCACTCAGTTAAACCAGATTATTGGTTATGTTAtctattatgttttatttatatctaatatattttattcatatatttctagTTATCTAGGATtagtttcataaaatatatataaaaaattaagtaattGTGTTTAATTTCCTTAATAttgttattgtattttaaagttttcaaaatttcaaaatattttctttaaaatcaaaaagcattttggaatttaaaaataaaatatgaaatattttttaaattgaaaaattattataaaaacttgaatttgaaaaaataatatgaaactataaaatactttatttttttattttttattttattatttatttaaaaaaattataaataaatatagttttacaaatataaaatgattattcaaataattaataatataaaataataacaataaataaatagttttaaaatattttaattatatattttcaaattgaaaaattttgtaataattttatggaaaactttttcaattttttttttgattttgaaaatgcttttttgattttaaaattcttattttgaaatttatttttttaaacacaatacaattattaatgtaattaaaaaaatttacttggtatttatatatattttatgggACTAATTCTAGATAACTAGAAAtacatgaataaaatatattagatataaataagTTACAATAGATAACATAATTAACcatggacaaaaaaaaagatagcaTAACCAATAATCTGGGTTGGCTAAGTGGTTTAGCGTGTAGTTCAATATATCTATTGTTTATGTATTGATCGAGACCGTAATTCTCTGTTTGTATGTTACAGTTGCATTATGTAAAAAAAGAGTTTTTAGTGCTTAATGTAAAAGCCACATCATCATCTATTAAAGCCATGTCAGTATCCGTTACCATTTGACTAACGGAAAAACGGTTAATGTAGTGATAAATCTAAATATCTTTATtcatatatgaaatttaaaaatattatgtgttGATATATGTTTTAACACAaagtacatatttatatattgattgtGACCCTAGTTGCATTATGCCACCGTAAAAGAAACTAGTTTTCAGTATTGCAGGGAAGAGATCATGTTCTTTATAGTTTTGTGGATGAACCGAACCATATGACAGCGCTATAATGGCACTGTGATGCTACCTACTATTCCTCTCCCGTCACAAGCTGTGGACGGTGTTTGTACTATGTTTTGTTGCATACAGTTTAAAAAATTGCTAAAACAAATTTGgcattattttttttctgaataaagACATTAAGTATTAGTAA is a genomic window containing:
- the LOC108838049 gene encoding uncharacterized protein LOC108838049; translation: MAYQSFDATFDRLEATVQSFMATLQQQSPRADSIGFLPTTNQLKSPTQVSVSSSEQYGNSPLLGYRQVAGILDNHEEERFIEIPVFTGDDLRPWIDWMEKRFAGEDFTDDQKMALAYAVIRGEAGSWYNKRRPFQNWKDLKDAMLLRYGNHNDPERIAFCLELERKWQEIEMMTPSPSFLITESVPEVDGIETNTATAAEMIGVPRLMKDELFNRDESNPELEVQSQEKISDLEHVRRGCSDTVEYVDLSSVFVKSDRVHCQYDLDCVREKNNAFKLFDSMFMRRQRLHHKKKMSLALKSWMFKFKHQKHQHPQDKRSLMLMVRSMTDEFKETKNGSWYLILGRLKIRRGLRLVGVLSRKKKKTSLLHWKELLAGYTKNDSAKDTWKLDTGYSCGLSGVSEHFVAVPHKEKSSCAHASLLVQNSWEDSTSTAPYEMILYDESDIPKDDIAVMFPRVFQSQSPYWVSFTRFGVHDTLPWPAAVVKETEGWVTTTVVIHIKDLELLQLKNGITTTKKRKCSKSWHFKFKRKEVSVLILWDLVNLKLYGIWGLLAVSLVTNRTAKYSSVSSMSVTLKQAHISSLLCEQWMRFQYSNSDLKPCSIEQTSSLEETLLSSGEDTVHARWLSIECMWSKLVVAVCARQFLFNDEEFQVKHKWRSKILRFGRKKYKILNSVKGDHFI
- the LOC108811879 gene encoding F-box protein At1g61340 — its product is MALGKKRIVAQKSNLKQRRGVEEGGLGLELELVQYKRGFGRKRVLVSVTGDSVFTSPVGTISSKKLCDKTLATSCGQSRELEDLPLDILVKIICGVEHEDLKQLFHVSKIIREATLIAKQTHFAYSTPRKTLVFRLGRYGSDKPFDLGEDEMEAPAAPLQKKRYRRINRNEDNSGVSVALFN